One window of the Candidatus Eremiobacteraceae bacterium genome contains the following:
- the kdpA gene encoding potassium-transporting ATPase subunit KdpA, with amino-acid sequence MTGIGWLQALVLFGLVLVAVKPLGAFMARVFQGESTFLTPILAPVERMIYRFCGVDPKKEMTWYTYLFATLAFSAVGLVYLFVLLRTQAYLPLNPQKFGNLAPDLAWNTAVSFVTNTNWQFYAGENTLSYLSQMVGLAWHNFTSAAVGIVLAIAFIRGIARTDLRTLGNFWADMTRCCLYVLLPISIVGTLLLVWTGVPQNFHPYETVTSIDGFHQAITGGPMASQEVIKELGTNGGGFVGQNSAAPNENPTPLSDLFELWLLMVIAASLTYTFGRMVKDQRQGWALLTAMSILFFIGLTVTYASESAGNPITHQLGVLGANMEGKEVRFGAAASALWAVATTATSCGAVNAMHDSFTALGGLIPMLNIQLGEIIFGGVGSGLYGKLIFVILTVFIAGLMVGRTPEYLGKKIERREVQLAILFILITPLFTLVPTAIASINPAGLATLSNSGPHGFSEILYAYTSATGNNGSAFAGLGPNLFYNVSMGIAMFFGRFAEFVPMLALAGVLAGKRAVAASAGTFTTHSPIFVGLLIGTILIVGALTFLPADALGPIVEHLLMIQGKIF; translated from the coding sequence GTGACCGGCATCGGCTGGCTTCAGGCGCTCGTACTTTTTGGCCTGGTCCTCGTGGCCGTCAAGCCGCTCGGCGCCTTCATGGCTCGGGTCTTTCAGGGCGAGTCGACGTTTCTGACGCCGATCCTCGCGCCTGTCGAGCGCATGATATACCGGTTCTGCGGCGTCGATCCCAAGAAAGAGATGACGTGGTACACGTATCTCTTCGCCACGCTCGCGTTCAGCGCGGTCGGGCTCGTCTATCTCTTCGTTCTGCTCCGTACCCAGGCGTATCTGCCGCTGAATCCGCAGAAATTCGGCAATCTGGCGCCGGATCTTGCGTGGAACACCGCCGTCAGTTTCGTCACCAATACGAACTGGCAGTTCTATGCCGGCGAGAACACGCTCAGCTATCTGTCGCAGATGGTCGGGTTGGCATGGCACAATTTCACGTCGGCCGCCGTCGGCATCGTATTGGCGATCGCGTTCATCCGCGGTATCGCGCGCACGGATCTGCGCACGCTCGGCAATTTCTGGGCAGACATGACCCGTTGCTGTCTCTACGTGCTGTTGCCGATCTCGATCGTCGGCACGCTCTTGCTTGTCTGGACCGGCGTGCCCCAGAACTTCCATCCGTACGAAACGGTGACGTCCATCGACGGCTTCCATCAGGCCATCACAGGCGGCCCGATGGCATCGCAAGAGGTCATAAAAGAACTCGGCACCAACGGCGGCGGCTTCGTCGGGCAGAACTCGGCCGCTCCAAATGAAAATCCGACGCCGCTCAGCGATCTCTTCGAGCTCTGGCTCTTGATGGTGATCGCGGCGTCGCTCACGTATACGTTTGGTCGCATGGTGAAGGACCAGCGGCAAGGCTGGGCTCTCTTGACCGCGATGTCCATTCTGTTCTTCATCGGCCTCACCGTCACGTATGCTTCCGAGTCGGCCGGCAATCCGATCACCCACCAGCTCGGCGTGCTCGGCGCGAACATGGAGGGCAAGGAGGTCCGCTTCGGCGCGGCCGCTTCGGCTCTCTGGGCGGTCGCCACGACAGCGACGTCGTGCGGCGCGGTCAATGCCATGCACGACTCCTTCACGGCATTGGGCGGTCTCATCCCGATGCTCAACATCCAGCTCGGCGAGATCATCTTCGGCGGCGTCGGCAGTGGGCTCTATGGCAAGCTGATCTTCGTCATCCTCACGGTCTTCATCGCGGGTCTCATGGTGGGCCGGACGCCCGAATATCTCGGCAAGAAGATCGAACGGCGGGAAGTGCAGCTCGCGATTCTTTTCATCCTTATAACGCCGCTCTTCACACTGGTCCCCACGGCGATCGCGTCGATCAACCCCGCGGGCCTCGCCACGCTCAGCAATTCGGGCCCCCACGGCTTCTCCGAGATCCTGTATGCATACACATCAGCCACCGGCAACAACGGAAGCGCGTTCGCCGGCCTCGGACCGAACCTGTTCTACAACGTCTCGATGGGCATCGCGATGTTCTTCGGCCGCTTCGCGGAATTCGTTCCGATGTTGGCGCTGGCGGGCGTGCTTGCGGGTAAGCGCGCGGTGGCTGCATCGGCCGGCACCTTCACAACGCACTCGCCGATCTTCGTCGGACTGCTCATCGGCACGATCCTCATCGTGGGCGCGCTGACGTTCTTGCCCGCCGACGCGCTCGGTCCGATCGTCGAACACCTCCTGATGATCCAAGGAAAGATATTCTAG
- the kdpB gene encoding potassium-transporting ATPase subunit KdpB, whose product MSTRLERRPKARSLFDRKILVTAVWDSFRKLDPRGQYRNPVMFICEIGALVTLGFFLRDLRTHGPAGFDFAISIWLWFTVIFANFAEAVAEGRGKAQAEFLRRTKTDTMARRIVGGREEMIPATSLRKGETFAIIAGELIAADGDVIEGAASVDESAITGESAPVIREAGGDRSSVTGGTRVLSDRIVVRVTSNPGETFLDRMIALVEGASRQKTPNEIALSILLAGLTIIFLIAVATLSPFSLYAGTAQSVTVLIALLVCLIPTTIGGLLSAIGIAGMDRVLQRNVLAMSGRAVEAAGDVDTLLLDKTGTITLGNRRATEIVLAPGVSEEVAARAAMLSSIPDETPEGRSIVMLSAPRAAQGQTSASDSDLRALVPDGSTFVPFSAYTRMSGLDLAGGGSIRKGAPDAVRAWVRERTGDGAAVLADDVERIARAGGTPLLLADDHQILGAIHLKDIVKPNMSERFDRLRNMGIRTIMITGDNPLTAATIARESGVDDFLAEATPETKMALIKREQESGRLVAMTGDGTNDAPALAQADVGVAMNSGTQAAKEAANMVDLDSDPTKLIEVVEIGKQLLMTRGALTTFSIANDVAKYFAILPAMFAIAYPAMNALNIMRLTTPQSAILSAVIFNALIIVALIPLALRGVAYRPRGANAVLRNNVLIYGVGGIIAPFIGIKLIDMLLAAFHLV is encoded by the coding sequence ATGAGCACGCGACTCGAGCGCAGACCAAAAGCGCGCTCGCTCTTCGACCGCAAGATCCTGGTCACCGCGGTGTGGGATTCGTTCCGAAAACTCGACCCGCGAGGTCAGTATCGCAATCCGGTGATGTTCATCTGCGAGATCGGCGCCCTGGTCACGCTCGGATTCTTCTTGCGCGATCTGCGCACGCACGGTCCGGCCGGTTTCGATTTTGCCATCTCGATCTGGCTCTGGTTCACGGTGATCTTCGCGAACTTCGCTGAAGCCGTCGCAGAGGGACGTGGCAAAGCGCAAGCCGAGTTTCTGCGCCGCACGAAGACCGATACAATGGCGCGCCGCATCGTCGGTGGGCGGGAAGAGATGATACCGGCGACGTCGCTGCGCAAAGGCGAGACGTTTGCCATTATCGCCGGCGAACTGATCGCGGCCGACGGCGACGTGATCGAGGGCGCGGCGTCTGTAGACGAATCGGCGATCACCGGCGAGTCCGCGCCGGTGATCCGCGAGGCGGGCGGCGACCGCAGCTCGGTCACCGGCGGCACGCGCGTGCTCTCAGACCGCATCGTCGTTCGCGTCACGTCGAATCCGGGCGAGACGTTCTTGGATCGCATGATCGCGCTCGTGGAAGGCGCGTCGCGCCAGAAGACGCCGAACGAGATCGCGCTTTCGATCTTGCTCGCCGGCCTCACCATCATCTTTCTGATCGCGGTGGCCACGCTGTCGCCGTTCTCGCTCTACGCCGGCACGGCGCAATCGGTCACCGTGCTGATCGCACTGCTTGTCTGCCTCATACCGACGACCATCGGCGGTCTGCTCTCCGCGATCGGCATCGCGGGGATGGACCGCGTTCTGCAGCGCAACGTGTTGGCGATGAGCGGCCGAGCGGTCGAGGCCGCGGGCGACGTGGACACGCTGCTGCTGGACAAGACCGGCACGATAACGCTCGGCAACCGGCGCGCCACCGAGATCGTTCTCGCTCCCGGCGTGTCGGAAGAAGTCGCAGCGCGCGCCGCGATGCTGTCTTCCATCCCCGACGAGACCCCCGAGGGCCGGTCGATCGTGATGCTGTCCGCGCCGCGCGCCGCTCAAGGCCAGACTTCTGCCTCGGACAGCGACTTGCGCGCGCTCGTTCCTGACGGCTCGACGTTCGTTCCGTTCAGCGCATACACGCGCATGAGCGGCCTCGATCTAGCCGGCGGCGGATCCATCCGCAAGGGCGCGCCGGATGCGGTGCGCGCATGGGTTCGCGAGCGGACGGGCGATGGCGCAGCGGTGCTCGCCGACGATGTCGAGCGGATCGCTCGGGCGGGCGGCACCCCGCTCTTGCTTGCAGACGATCACCAGATCCTCGGAGCGATCCACCTCAAAGACATCGTCAAACCGAATATGAGCGAGCGTTTCGATCGACTGCGCAACATGGGCATCCGCACCATCATGATCACGGGCGACAACCCGCTCACGGCCGCCACGATCGCGCGCGAATCCGGCGTGGACGACTTCCTCGCCGAAGCCACGCCCGAGACGAAGATGGCCCTCATCAAGCGCGAGCAAGAATCCGGCCGGCTCGTCGCGATGACCGGCGACGGCACGAACGATGCGCCCGCGCTCGCTCAGGCCGACGTCGGCGTGGCCATGAACTCAGGCACGCAAGCCGCGAAAGAAGCGGCGAACATGGTCGATCTCGACTCCGATCCGACGAAGCTGATCGAAGTGGTGGAGATCGGCAAGCAGCTGCTGATGACGCGCGGCGCGCTGACCACATTCTCTATCGCCAACGACGTCGCTAAATATTTCGCGATTCTGCCGGCGATGTTCGCGATCGCCTACCCCGCCATGAACGCGCTGAACATCATGCGGCTCACGACGCCGCAGAGCGCGATACTCTCGGCCGTCATCTTCAACGCCCTGATCATCGTAGCGCTCATCCCGCTTGCGCTACGGGGGGTTGCCTACCGTCCGCGAGGCGCCAATGCGGTGTTGCGCAACAACGTGCTCATCTACGGCGTCGGCGGCATCATCGCGCCATTCATCGGCATCAAGCTCATCGACATGCTGCTCGCGGCATTCCATCTCGTATAA
- the kdpC gene encoding potassium-transporting ATPase subunit KdpC yields MNTKAMTDNTLRHIWPSVMFTLITIVIFGVLYPVVMTGLSQLIFPTQANGSIVSVGGKPVASTIIGQLWKSPKYFQGRPSAAGNGYDPTSTGATNLGPTSKKLIGATRSAIAALKKANPDATDPIPMDLVTTSASGIDPDISPEAAYYQAPRVARARHMSLDAVRAVIARHVAPRQLGFLGEPRVNVLELNLALDGAK; encoded by the coding sequence ATGAACACGAAGGCGATGACCGATAACACGCTGCGCCACATATGGCCATCGGTCATGTTCACCCTGATCACCATCGTGATCTTCGGCGTGCTTTACCCCGTCGTCATGACGGGACTCTCGCAACTCATCTTTCCGACCCAAGCCAACGGTTCGATCGTCAGCGTCGGCGGCAAACCCGTGGCGTCGACGATCATCGGACAGCTCTGGAAATCGCCGAAATATTTCCAAGGACGACCGTCGGCGGCCGGCAACGGCTACGATCCGACGTCGACCGGCGCCACCAATCTCGGGCCGACTTCCAAGAAGCTCATCGGCGCGACGCGCAGCGCGATCGCAGCGCTCAAGAAAGCGAACCCCGATGCGACCGATCCCATCCCCATGGATCTCGTGACGACGAGCGCAAGCGGCATCGATCCCGACATCAGCCCGGAGGCTGCGTACTATCAGGCGCCGCGAGTGGCGCGCGCCCGACACATGTCGCTGGACGCGGTACGTGCCGTGATCGCGCGTCACGTCGCTCCAAGGCAGTTGGGATTCTTAGGCGAACCGCGCGTCAACGTGTTGGAACTCAACCTCGCATTGGATGGTGCGAAGTGA
- a CDS encoding outer membrane beta-barrel protein — protein MRFSPIVAAAAALALGCMPVGSPADPAPALSPLPTPIPSPVPSPAATPTSPTISQASPSPAVTLHGVLSGTLAMTSGVNAVGSFDSPSGMDSAARVNVSNAFVLLAKTQGVMQFALQGGAYSIPTIGVAGNKTTAANANTGLFGPLPLAQLSYVPTSNFSLNAGILATLTGAESTYTYLNWNVQRGAVWNVENAVSRGVRASFSSGKFTYTLGANDGFWSGKFGAAEGSLTFAPDSSDSLLFVALIPNSRTPGNPTASVANKELLNLVLTRTRGNLQLAPYILYTRSPAAPSLGYAGPESAFGAAFLANLTLSGHFTTAFRYETLHDASTINDKSANADLVGFGPGSGINTYTLTPQWSNGHTFVRVDFSTARVTSSADGLAFGGDGDQRNQSRVVLEIGTQI, from the coding sequence ATGCGCTTCTCGCCGATCGTTGCTGCGGCAGCAGCGCTTGCATTGGGATGTATGCCGGTCGGCTCACCTGCCGATCCCGCTCCTGCGCTCTCACCGCTTCCGACGCCGATCCCTTCACCGGTTCCCTCGCCGGCCGCGACTCCGACATCCCCGACCATATCGCAAGCGTCGCCGTCGCCGGCGGTCACGCTACACGGCGTATTGAGCGGCACGCTTGCAATGACGAGCGGCGTCAACGCCGTTGGAAGTTTCGATTCGCCCTCGGGCATGGACAGCGCGGCCCGCGTGAATGTCTCCAACGCCTTTGTGCTGCTCGCAAAAACACAGGGCGTCATGCAATTCGCGCTGCAAGGAGGCGCATATAGCATCCCGACGATCGGCGTCGCCGGGAATAAGACGACCGCTGCCAACGCGAACACGGGGCTTTTCGGGCCGCTGCCGCTTGCGCAACTCTCGTATGTTCCGACGAGCAACTTCAGCCTCAATGCGGGAATCCTGGCGACATTGACCGGCGCGGAATCCACGTACACGTATCTGAACTGGAACGTGCAGCGCGGCGCCGTTTGGAACGTCGAAAATGCCGTGAGCCGCGGCGTGCGAGCGTCGTTCTCGTCAGGCAAGTTCACCTATACGCTCGGGGCAAACGACGGATTCTGGAGCGGAAAGTTCGGCGCCGCCGAAGGATCGCTCACCTTCGCGCCCGACAGCAGCGACTCTCTGCTGTTCGTCGCGCTGATACCGAACAGCAGAACACCGGGAAATCCCACCGCATCCGTCGCGAACAAAGAACTGCTCAATCTCGTCCTGACGCGCACGCGCGGCAACCTGCAGCTCGCTCCGTATATCCTCTACACGCGGTCGCCCGCTGCGCCCAGTCTCGGATACGCCGGCCCGGAAAGCGCGTTCGGGGCCGCCTTCTTGGCAAATCTGACGCTGAGCGGTCATTTCACGACGGCGTTCAGATACGAGACGCTCCATGATGCGAGCACGATCAACGACAAGAGCGCGAACGCCGACCTCGTCGGCTTTGGCCCGGGCAGCGGCATCAACACCTACACGCTGACGCCGCAATGGTCCAACGGTCACACATTCGTCCGCGTGGACTTCTCCACCGCGCGCGTCACAAGCTCGGCCGACGGTTTGGCGTTCGGCGGCGACGGCGATCAGCGCAACCAGTCGCGCGTCGTGCTCGAGATCGGAACCCAGATCTGA
- the merB gene encoding organomercurial lyase, which produces MPRAIAMFLMMDYRDIRVRNATYQLFVELRRAPATQEVADFLRVPFAEVQASWHRLHDEHAIVLNEFKTELRMANPFSAVPSAYRVSARGFWWYANCAWDAFGICAALHADGRIETSCPDCLEPLAIDVQGALPSRTDLLFHCLVPARHWWDDIVFT; this is translated from the coding sequence GTGCCGCGTGCAATCGCGATGTTCCTGATGATGGATTATCGCGATATTCGCGTCCGCAATGCGACATATCAATTATTTGTCGAATTGCGCCGCGCGCCCGCCACCCAAGAAGTGGCGGATTTCTTGCGCGTGCCGTTCGCAGAGGTTCAAGCGTCGTGGCATCGTCTCCACGACGAGCATGCGATCGTGCTGAACGAATTCAAGACCGAGTTGCGCATGGCTAACCCGTTCTCGGCTGTGCCTTCAGCCTACCGCGTAAGCGCCCGCGGATTTTGGTGGTACGCGAACTGCGCGTGGGATGCGTTCGGTATCTGCGCTGCCTTGCACGCGGATGGCCGCATCGAGACCTCTTGTCCGGACTGCCTCGAACCGCTTGCGATCGACGTCCAGGGCGCATTGCCGTCGCGGACTGACCTTCTCTTCCATTGTCTTGTTCCGGCTCGGCACTGGTGGGACGACATCGTCTTCACGTGA